tttcttcttttccgcTTTGTCCCTacccctttcttctttcttttttcatgtttttactGATTCTAATAATGACTGGTGTTGTGACCATAGATCTGCGCACAGATGCCTGTGCCTACTAtgtgcacatgcacacatgtgGTATGTGgagtacatgtatgctgtacAATATACACATTCCTAATCATGAATGCAACCATCTGCATAATTGTCTTACAACTCCTGACCTACAAAATATTATGCctatgaaatatttggcatcTACATTATTTATTGCTTACATTTCTATAAATAACCATCATTATTACACCCCTCCTTTCTGGCTTCATtaggcattttcacatcagcccaataaaaatccaagcttgAGATATTTTTCtcgatcgcaaattagcgcgctgtttcatttcctattcacatcagcccaatCATTATCAAATAGTgcgctagttcgcattaattatcctgctatttcggaaatttccccgAGTTGGACtcaagaaattttctcgatcaattagTGCGCTAacttgtattcacattatcaaatagcacgctatttcatGATcaggttaatttcccaagtcagaaaatagcacgctatttcgaaacatgaggccgatgtgaaaacgcctactgaGAAGGTGCAATTGTTACCTGTAGGCCATAAATCACTGGCATCTCATTCCAGAGGAAATCTTGTTTTTCCCCCAATGTCACCACTCAGAGGCCACCATCACGAGAGTCGGTTGGGACGCGGTTCCTTCGCGAGGACCAGGCACACCAGGCGGAGCTGGAGCGGATCCTCAGCGCTCACATCCAGGACCTGGAGCTGAAGACCAATGCCACGCTGGCCAAGCACTCCCAGCGACTGGGCCTCACCGATGGAGATTCTTAACGCTCACCTCACTGCCGTTTCTTGCCTCCTCTTACATATATGGAAGTTTCAAGTTAACATTAATGATGTATAATGAGCCCGACTCACATTCTACATACAGATGCTATACCACCTATCATATATTTCACATTAACACTTCCTTTTCATctcgttttgaataaaaaaaaaaaagaaagaaagaaaaatatcgaCATATGGGCCTTGTTGCATAAAACTATGGTAACTGTACAATTAATGATAACTCTGCGATCATTGGTAATCATCAGTGATTTCTTGAATTTGATTGGCTGTGGAATACGTGTAGTATTGctatggtagttaccattgctTGCACAGTTACCAGTAATTGCAAGGTTACAATAGATTTATGCATTGGTGCCCAGGCCTAGATAGTTGCCTTCCCAATTTTTCTTGATAGTTTGAAAAGAAAGTTTACTTTCCAGACTAGCTATCAATTCTTTCATGTGCCTTGTAAGTTTTCCTTTAAAACGTAGTCTATATTAACAGACTTCCTAAATCATCTGCCCCTTACAAAACGTATCTGAAACTTTTAGAAAGTAGCTGTCAAAACACACTGGCATCATCAAACCTAAGAACAATTCATGCAGAAATGCAAAATGAAGTCAACTTGATTTAGCAATGTGTTTAAAGGTATGGCGATACTCTACAAAAATGGGAATTGAGATGAAAATTGTTGTTTGTACATATTACATATCATAATTTATTACTGGTATTTACAGATTGTTTTGATGTGTCTGGAAAACCTGGATTGAATTATTAAATAAGAGTATATGATTTatgatataaaatgtataacTGCACTTTTATTGCATTTCAGCATACCATTATTGCTATGAAACTGGTATTTTTGGTGAGTGCGGAGAAATTTGCTAGATGTGTATGTGAATATTTGATTGAAGTTGACACACTGTATGTTGTATGTAGGTGCCACATGCTTTCCTTGCGTTTGAAAATatgcacagacacagacacagacagacagacagacacatacacacacatatattgcatatacatacagtatgcaACACTAGGTTGAGCTCTTCACTTTCCTCCattatacagtcaaccttgcctaagttgaatctatttggactgaagaaataacAAACTTAAGAGAAAATTgaacttatgagggattaaaatcaatagaatataaagataCTGTAATAGGACTTGGAAAGACCTTCAACTTAGGCGAATattcgacttatgcgaggtcgacttaagcaaggttgactgtacgtTCAAATGGATAAGAGAGAAACATCActttaaaatgattaaaatacaTTTGATAGACATCAATTACTTCTCTATGTCTCCTACATTGTAGAAAACATCCAGtttaataacaaagaaacataatatacatgaaCATACACATGTGAACATGTGTTATAaatacaactacatgtactattAACGCGTATACTTTTagtacaattacatgtattacataataCAGTGCGCTCCTGTTagaacaaacatggttataacaataCTCTCATTACAACGAAGTAGAAATTCAGGTCCCCAAATTATCGTCTATACCTGTTTATACAGtcgactcccattataacgaagtcctcgggaccggcatttttctttcgttatatcaaaatttcgttataaccgaacaaatacacaataaaaaaacatcaaaatgataatgttgcaacgtgaatttttatttcgttgtaactggaattttgttataaccatgttcgttataacgagagtgcACTGTCTTACTTACTGTTCGGCTATAATAACAATTTgacaaaacgaaagaaaaccaCCGGTCCTGAGGTCTTCGTTATAGTTtgagtgcactgtatatctttgtaaacttttttgtttggctATAAAGCAATCTAAATGTAACGAACAAAAATTGCTGGTCGTGAGGACTTCACTTAAACAGCAGCTCCCTGTGCAAATGTCAACCCATTGGACAGtataattttgctataacatgcatttcccatagacacctgcctaagtatactcgggactagtcttcaacgggttaatgttaGTTTGACCCTACACAGCTCTCTTGATGTCACAGGTAACATAGGACATTTTGATGTGGAAAGGGTAATGTGATGATTAACAAGACAGACCCAGTATCAAGTAAGACAAGTGGGCAATTACTTTCATCTGGAACTTTTCACTGAGCAAGAGTGATGGAACATTCTAGTCATTGCCTACAATATCACAGTAAcaatacatatttcatttcatatttattcAAGCAGTTTTTGGTTACCAAATTCACACTCCTACTGCCAGGTGTCAAAAACCTTTGCCAGCTTTTGTCACTGTCAGAACCAGACACATTATTTAACAATGCGGTGACTCAGACCTGAACAAAAATAAACCATCAAACTGAATTTCTGATAAATTACCACTATGATAAACTGTTCTGAAACAAGTTTATTCTAATACAGCTGTCTCCTTCATCAAAGAATGGCTAACCCAGCCACTCAAATATTTTCTCTCCTTTGGagcatttattgttcattttcaacTGCAATGTTTTTCATACCTTAATTGTTGAACAATCTATAAAGAGACACTGGGGTAACAAGACAGTAAAGCTCAGATTCTTCAACCTGGAAACACTGGCCAGAATGCATGAAGGTACATGGTCCctgtgttttagtcaaatgtgtacgcgggcccatggcgcaagtttcctatagagacctatgcttTCGACTCCTCTtttggcgcttacgctgtggcccacttccccgagtccgaagaagtctgatccactgtagtcagtggtccgatcacagttcggctcatgattcggctgagggggatgacagctttagcaatcttcttttgtgatgtcataataagaagcacgtatgcacgcaccctggcattactacagactgcgtgatgcgcagagaagacaacaaaggcaacgttatttagcaacacctacgcgctttactcttgatgacagctcaacttccgcaatcttcgtatcaatgctaacagtgatcggcagtatcatcaacagcgccctctacactaccgggactatgcacctttaagccCATGGATTACACCAATTTCATCTACTGTAAATGTGTGTGCAACAGGAACAGATGTCCAATACTGAACGATTCTAAATATGCACATGTGAAAGGTACTCCTTTTTTTGTACCTTTTTCAGTCCATGGACTGTATTTATACTGTACAACCATGGATTTGATTTAAATTACATTCGTGAGTTTGGGCATTTGTTACACAGTGCCTTGATTGGCTTCTTATAATATAAATCCTTTATTATGGAGTTTTCCCTCGTGTATGGAGAGCCATGACTTCTTTGAAGGCACACTCCCTTTTATCCAGAAGAGATCAGTACTAAAGAGAATGCGAAACCACAGTAGTTGACCCTGCAATATTTCACTACTGGCTGAACACTACTGGCAAGGCGATATTGCACTTGTGCAGGCAATTTTCTACTTGATCTACTGAATGTACACATGTCAGAGCCTTCATGTTTCACCATATACATATTGTCGCTGGGGtgataagaccttgtatctgcaattttggtgaaaatgagtttttttgattaatggtcaaataatgggttaagtgatgtcctgtccaaatccaaactgtcttactccaaaaatgaagccaccacggcatgtcaaaggaaaggctatcccattcgccacagtgctttggccgccatgttttttggctctcctgaacatttgacattttgtagatacgaggtcttatcGCCCCAGCGCCGATATGTCTTGTGCATGGTTGACTGCTATGTATAAATACCAGAGAAAAGAGTAATTTCTTTTCATTACAGACTatagtccaggcgcagcgacccagaaaaactgacttcgttcaacccacctcgcagaaaaggtttgactgcatggggtggtcggttggaccctctggaacacccctaggtagtatgtgatatcaaattgtggtatcaatgaaattttacaggccattttagttgcgacatgaccatattctttgaggaagcgtctgcgcacagtaagactactacacgtaccactagcactgctacaggcgccaatgccagtggtgcctgttatagtcttagcgtacaaagactttttccgcgacaaacatcggtttttgcctgcaaactaacttttcacgctaagctggggtcggtgtagtgtagtttccagacgtttttatttcgtctttatttctccaagttgaagcaagccaagtgagagtgcatacccagcgattgtgacgcccgaaccgatttttgtggcaatcattgagcacgcaccctcactcggcttagcgcaatgcagcgggcttctgcacaatacacaggctgtaactcagagaaataaaggcgaaataaaaacagctagaaattaagactagggtcggtaacatttgcatttatttcatgaaggattcatcgaaacgccttaaaactatatatgtgcatgttgctagagatgtcagcaatacgatgggatacattgtaaggtatgaaattgtgcatggttaccatggtaaccggatgcctacaggtgattggtaactcccaaaaatatctggaatttagacaggtttgtttcttttgcctttcgtgcacatcattcattgtagatgagctctacactgtaaaattagtctggataaaaagggaaaagacgcccaagatttttccctcattctctcctcagcattaattcattactgcacgctttgaataaaatttacatatcatgatatttcatttcattctatattatatattatatatatatatatatatatattttttttttttgtttttgttttttttttttacaatagctaACAAACACAAAGGtacgcttaattctttgatggcTAATCCAtcgcacgtgtatattccttctttagaaaggaatttatcggtattcttgaataaacttcctttaagaacataaacaatcaattgctttcctctgctcttttccaggattgttttgaataaccagcgctctgtaaatactcgaaagagctactatagaatattggctttgctttctgtattcatcttatttttaagggaaatttgtgtccatacattattaaaaactatatacatttgcctatgctttgaagtcaaatttgtgttgaaagtacgacggatgctactttttcatgcattttactatttgaaaatgatatctttctttcaatggctgtttattatgcctttgcttacaaattttgctgtaacttgagaatgcttcaaaatattcttcacatatacctgatgtcgtacactttatgcagaaggaaggacatgcttattgagctttttgacattatgggctttagtttttgagttactgacaactaaattctgattggataatacttgttgccatggcaacagggaaaactttttttttaacgaaaatcaataaaaaaattgtgtgtttttttttattgcatctataagataaaaaaaaaaacaatgtttgcagcagcaggaggcatttgggggttaccagtcacctttaggcatccggttaccatggtaaccatgcacaatattataacttacaatgaatcccactgtatggatgacatctctagcaacatgtacatataaagttttatgcagttttgatgaattcttcatgaaataaatgtaaaaactgtgtgagtttgtcgttttcagtgccccaaatagcgacaagcgtttaccgaccctagtcttaatttccagccgttttttcgtctttatttctctgagttgcagcttgtgtattatgcagaagcccgctgtatatattgcgctaagAGGAATGAGAGCACACACACAGTGATTGCAattcggtcgtcacaatcaccgggtatgcgctctcactcggcttgcttgaactcttgaaataaagacgaaataaaaacggctagaaactacaatacaccgaacccagcttggcgtgaaaagttagtttgcaggcaaaacccttgtttatcgaagaaaaagtacATGCGCGCtgagactactacacgcagcagtggcactggcgcctgtagcagtgctagtggtgcgtgtaatgGTCTTGGCGTGTgcagactcttttacgtttgttccaacaaatcatgatgaaaagtggccagtaaaattctactgacaccacaatttggaaccacatactacctggggatgttcatagaggtcccatctaccaccttgtctggtcaaaccttttctgcggggtgggttgaatgaactccttaattaagcctcttacaggaattagcgccttgactactAATGTCAGAATCATGGAAATAAACAatcattcaatttcataatATGCATATCTTACCACTGGGTGTCTTATGTCACACTTCTCAGaccaatacacacacataacatttcagattttcaccatccctttaacatttgaCCTGCCCGGGATTTTCCAGCTAATTTTATCACAGTGAATGACTTTGTCATGCTTTACCCTCGTACTGACTTTCCTTTGATTCTTAGAAGTTTTCAGCATTGTGTGAATGAACcgaaaaatgtaaaaaaaaaaagagaaaaaaaaaaaaagagaggaaaaaccAAGATGCATAAAGATTTTACCAGTCAAAGTGATCATGCAGTTTGGTTGGTCTAATTCTAATCTGTCCAAAGTATCGTTCATGCCAGGCTTGCAAATGTAAATCATTTGCTTCATCAAACTCCACATTTATCATTCAAAGTTTCGATCAGAGGATAGCACTGAAAAGGAATTATGCAGCATGTAGATACACATAGATATTTGACTATAccattaaaggtattagcccacatttgtaaacctgcagcaattggtctcatagttagcatggagtttgggtatgattacagtaacacctgtgcaaaatttcattccaattagtccattactttcataaaaataaatgaaaatgcaccgtatgcatgcgtataaaaacgctcgctagctccggtccacgcgcgtactacatgcatgcgatacatgtgtaagttaatgtacgtagctagcccgcgctcgcaATTCGATTTTGgatcgggttgacccggtttgaaaattgattttaaaacgatgattttctctcttttatcgaatggtatagacaaagagcaacaggtgaggtatgttactgttataacttgtacttgaagtcatattggacctgttttatgcagttttgattttcgtgggtttgcaaatgtgggctagtacctttaaggaTACAAAGCAAAGCTTCTAGAGATTGTTTTATACTGGCAAGCCTCAGCCTCTATCTTGTGACAAGTCAGGTGACAGAGAGTTGATTTGAAGCTGATCTGCACAGGGTGTGATTCAGTTACACCTGTATCCTATTCCTCAAATGTTATCAGACATTAGGCCCACGTATGAAATTATAACCTATTAAAAGTTATGGAAAACTTATTTCCACTTTCAAATGTAGGCCGCTGTCATCATTTGACGGTGCTAGATAAGACAAACTGCTCACAATGCAATGCGCCATGGACGGAGAGGCCTCCCTGCTTCCAACTCAATGGACGTGAGTCACATTTAAGGATACTGCTGTGTTCAACCCACTCCTTTAATTACACTGATGCAAGTTCCTGTTGCAAAGCCTACAATCTTTGGATGTACACGTACCACAACTTTTTTGAACCACGTAGCTTAAAATAGCCATGCTGTCATGAGCTTTTGCACTACTTCCAACCTGCCCTGAACAGAAATACGTAAGGGGTGTCCAAATAGTTGATGGTTTGATCATGAGCTTCCCGCTTTGAGCTCTTCAAGGAGTTGCTTCTTCTCTCGCTCGAGTTCCTCGATGAGCTGCATGTTCTTTTCCAGGCGATGCTCCAGGGTTTGTAGAAGAGGACCAGTCAATCTCTCCAACTGGTGACACACAGACTTGGTGTAGACTGGAGGGAATGCATGGACACAGAAAGACATGGATTCAAACCATCAGTTGAAGAGCATTATACTGCAAATTACATCTTCTGACATCTTGCAATGTTTGCTATTAAAGTGTGCATTCGCTGTACTCGGGTTACCAAGAGTTTCAGCTTTGATTAAAATAGAGAACATTCCTGGAATTTAATAAGGCAAAGTTGTCCTACAGTTAGTCAGACAAGAAATATATCCTATAGCCTTCAAAATAATATTCCCATGTAGATGCCCACCTTGCAAATAATCCTGCCCAGTTTTATTCTGCTTATTCTGATTAATGCCAGCTTCAAACATCAACCAAAAGCGTTTTTATAGAcacctttgttttctttcaatagCATCATTTAATTTCTGCTGAGCCTGTCTGTTAATTGTCTCAAGTCAAATACAAATCCACACAAACTTCACAGAATTGGCTGGTGTTTCAAACTCCAAAGCTAACTTTGCTATCTATCAGTATAGAAAGGCTGAAgctggagagagagagtttgTACCTGCCCCATTGTGTATCGCTGTCAGGAGATGTCCCTGGGTTGCCTCACACGCTTTGCCATAGGCCTCCCCCTCCTCCATAGTCAGAATCCGTGGCAATTCAGCGAGGGCGTCAAGACACGCCCATCCAAAGGACTGCTGCGGGATGATGTGGAGTGGAATTTCCAGTCTGTCGTATCTATGGTAACAAGATAAAAGAAGCAACACAGGCATTGATGTTTTAGATATATAGTCTGCAATCTTGTCTCGTACATTCTGGTGTTTATGACAATCCTCTTGGACTTGTGGTATCACATTTCttcacacctccccccccccccaaaaaaaaaaaacaaacaaaaaaacaaaaaaaaaaaaacccaacaacaacaacaacaacaacaacttaagAATTCCACCttatagaaaaaagaaatcttatcACTTGCTGATCTTATATCGGGAATTGATGTGTAACAAATGCACACTTCAGATATAGGGGGGCCCAAGAAACTAGagatgtcgggggggggggggggaatgaaatTGAGAACAACACTTCCAAAGCCTTGCTCAATGGGTAGATATAAtgcacaacaaaaaaaaaagttttgaaagcacatgtacaatgtagaaatcAATCTCACTAAAGGATCAAATCAAGAGCCTAATACATATCACCACTGAAATGCAAAGTTTACTTTTAATCTTCTCATATTGAATGAAGACAaggattccttttttttcaatacaccCCAACAGCTtaatgtacatgatgtacaaaTGCACAGCTCAATATTACTGGTCTCTGAGATTGAATAAATGTGAATTTACCCTCCAGAAAGATGTAGCTCAGGGAAATGGAGAAAATACAATATTAGTAGCATACATCCTTGAACTTCAATGAAAATGTGGTACTCTGCTTAAACTTTAACAGCTTGATTTAATTGATGTGCTATTGTCAATGGCTGTATAAAGGAAGGTACCATGCTCAACCTGCTGTAATAATGAAACTATGCATAAAGaatacacaaaatttcatttgttgaGAAAAAGTACACTTTCCCTTGACTTCGTACTGACAAATGTTAGGGAATCTTATTCCCTTTCCTCCCCCAGGGAATTTTattccctccctctcccctccaaTCTCTTGAATGAGGTAAGTCAAGTCCTCCTTAATTATGCTATCTTTGGGACAGATTAACTTTTAGATCAACCATCCTGTACAGGTGAATTCAGCCCAGACTTACAGTGGGGCCTCTCCCTCTGGACTCTGGTTAATGGACTGGAAACAGGTAACTTGGATCAGACCCTGATGGGAGCTGTTGTCATCATTGAAGCAGGAGAATATGAGTCCCACAAAACACTCATCGAGCAGCTGATAGGAGGCTTGTGTCTGGACGTCTgttttgtgtacatttgtatttaaAAGAGAAAAGTGCAATCTAAACCTCATAacatcaatcaatctatctatctttatacagattacagtgtatgtatgtatacattgtacacttttATACACATATCTATATAATACGCaataacatacacacatataaaatacacaaaaatatatatgcagTACATACAatatatcgtcgccggtcacacaaaacgacgaatccctcaggtttgcgtaagaatgacaattcgagaaaattgcgtttgaagttaacccatttttgacttatggttgctacactttcatgtctatagtTTCCagttatttttgtagtacatcagacttcaattcttgccctaacttgtgaagtttttatcgaattgtattgttaataaataagcgggaaatcgtcaaagagctgcatgcatgtattttcggtctgcaaagaacgttgtcattttccatgtgtgtccatatgtacatgtacattgagcattgtcattgtcaacacatgtattacatagtacgcgcactgtgcgcgcggtcaatgaactgttgaatctcaaaaactacacgcaagtcaatgcgcactgatttgtcggttcggtgaccgcgcgtactacaaatgtagtacgcgcggtcaccgaaccgtcgaatcgcctgattgttttaacacacgcgtctatggggaaaacaaataattttcacaaatggaattacatacttctacaaaagtgataactacgtaaaaattacaccgaattacacactgagaatttcagaatatgtagtatggaatgtctactatcgaaatgattgaaaatctcaaaatcgaaaatttgacccaaaatcgagtgattcgtcggttcgtgtgaccggcgacgatatggTCACTTAGCAATAACTAATGCAGGGCTTGACATTAGCAGTGGTCAGGTGGCAGGGGatcactaaaaattgatgtccaGCCACCAAATTTTAAAAACACTTATCCTTAGCTGGTCTGACTGGGCTACTaacattcaaaatggattgtttgggttttttctgCTTTGATTTCAGGCCACTACATTTCCTTTTTGGGCCACAAAAATATCAGATTTAAAGGCTCTAGTGGCCCACACACCCAtcagacaaaaaagaagaaaaaaaaatggtgtcaagCCCTGACCAATGTAATAGTGTTTGCATTTATAGGCATCAGGACATCGGGTAAATATGAAGTGACTCTCATATCAATCTGCAATCATGTACAATAGTATCgcattatcatttctttctcttaaTTGTCAAAATTATTATGCTACTGTAATTAAGTGAATATACTGATTAAAAATGGTTTAGAGAGGAGATGCAGTGTAGTTTGGAAGAGGAAATGACTAAAGAAAGTGATGACACCTCAAAACTTACCAACATGTGATGGCCAAACTGTGATGTGAGGGTGGGAATGATACCATCCAACTACCCTCAGAGGGCGGTTCATCTGCCTTGCTAATCTGTGGATTTCAAATGTCAAGGGGCTAACACTGAGGGGAATACTTGCATGATTCAGTCATATATACAAGTGACGTTACACAGTATTTGAATAAGTGACTTGGACTGAATACAGCGTCAAATCCTTTCACATTCCAATCAATCAGTCAAACgaacaaatgcacaaacaaacataagaaTAAACAGTTTGGCTTTGTTCTTCAAATGCATTACTTAGTAGATTTCACAttaaaatattcaaatatataAACAGATGGAATTCCCAGGATGAAATAAGACAGATCTAACTGCAGGAGTAGacggagaaaaagaagaacaaagaaagaaaaaatacaagaaaaaacagaaatgagcagtaaaaagaaacacaaaaacaggaataatgt
The Diadema setosum chromosome 21, eeDiaSeto1, whole genome shotgun sequence DNA segment above includes these coding regions:
- the LOC140244590 gene encoding lys-63-specific deubiquitinase BRCC36-like translates to MTASGVHLAADAFMVCLTHAFSTEREEVMGLCIGEIDTNKIVHIVSVIMLRRSDKRKDRVEISPEQLSFAASEAERLARQMNRPLRVVGWYHSHPHITVWPSHVDVQTQASYQLLDECFVGLIFSCFNDDNSSHQGLIQVTCFQSINQSPEGEAPLYDRLEIPLHIIPQQSFGWACLDALAELPRILTMEEGEAYGKACEATQGHLLTAIHNGAVYTKSVCHQLERLTGPLLQTLEHRLEKNMQLIEELEREKKQLLEELKAGSS